A window from Gossypium raimondii isolate GPD5lz chromosome 7, ASM2569854v1, whole genome shotgun sequence encodes these proteins:
- the LOC105803704 gene encoding uncharacterized protein LOC105803704: MAFHFPLRTQSIGSSAYYAERITEEPHPQTSNKNAQTTVTLMYQTNIVGYCRNVKILWCKNLMNHSLSILVNSTQGNFQYSCKIDLKPWHFWSKKGYKSFEVEGSQVDVYWDLRSAKFTCGPEPVSDYYVALVADEEVVLLLGDYKKKAYKRTKARPALVQPFLIYKKENVFAKKSFATRARFDEKSKEHEIVVESSMTGIKEPEMWISMDGVVLIHVKNLQWKFRGNQTVLVDKQPVQVMWDVHDWMFSSLGTGHGMFIFKPVAADAESDKEGSSQEGDSDAGSKYYSTLSAATASEFSLFLCAWKIE, from the coding sequence ATGGCATTTCATTTTCCCTTGAGAACTCAGTCAATTGGAAGCTCGGCGTATTATGCAGAAAGAATAACGGAAGAACCTCACCCTCAGACAAGCAATAAAAACGCTCAGACCACCGTCACGTTGATGTACCAAACGAACATAGTAGGTTATTGTCGGAATGTCAAGATTTTGTGGTGTAAGAACCTTATGAACCATTCTCTCAGCATCCTGGTGAATAGCACGCAAGGTAATTTCCAATACTCGTGCAAGATCGATCTTAAGCCATGGCATTTCTGGAGCAAAAAAGGGTATAAATCCTTTGAGGTTGAAGGGAGCCAAGTGGATGTTTACTGGGATCTTCGCTCAGCTAAATTCACCTGTGGCCCCGAACCCGTCTCAGACTATTATGTCGCCCTAGTTGCTGACGAAGAGGTGGTTCTATTATTGGGggattacaagaaaaaggcataCAAAAGAACGAAAGCGAGACCGGCTTTGGTTCAACCCTTTTTGATTTACAAGAAGGAAAACGTGTTTGCCAAGAAAAGCTTTGCGACACGAGCTAGATTCGATGAAAAAAGCAAAGAACACGAAATTGTTGTTGAGAGTTCGATGACTGGAATAAAAGAACCTGAAATGTGGATTAGCATGGATGGTGTAGTTCTGATTCACGTCAAGAATTTGCAATGGAAATTCAGAGGGAACCAGACTGTTCTGGTCGATAAGCAACCGGTTCAAGTCATGTGGGATGTCCATGACTGGATGTTTAGCAGCCTTGGAACCGGCCACGGCATGTTTATATTCAAACCGGTGGCGGCGGATGCAGAGAGTGACAAAGAAGGAAGTAGCCAAGAAGGAGACAGCGATGCCGGAAGCAAGTACTATTCTACACTAAGCGCCGCCACGGCATCCGAATTCAGCTTGTTCCTTTGTGCCTGGAAAATTGAGTGA
- the LOC105803708 gene encoding uncharacterized protein LOC105803708, with amino-acid sequence MDLEQNLESLSLQNSGETLSGKLRRLKVSSNVFFVYHDQDGFGNAIARALNPTPHPCSKAFELVDLELGDAKLNASVTQFMDGENLKATMVMLDHLEPPLLSLAINSVLTKIADAEHIPSTIPTIIAPFLVLASKLKLEGRLLTTNSGKLPLYSIQVGPETDVSRAIAAKTQKPPPSLQIHYEPLACFLHLVRAANLPTSIIVGQRSQSPFNQALSEDLQTLYEIGQLAASTTGTYFQREQTSTNWIPTVKPASGGGVGEPWLAFYG; translated from the exons ATGGATCTAGAGCAAAATCTGGAATCACTCTCACTCCAAAACAGCGGAGAAACACTAAGTGGAAAGTTGCGGAGATTGAAGGTTTCTTCGAATGTGTTCTTCGTTTACCATGACCAAGATGGGTTCGGAAACGCCATCGCCCGAGCTCTCAATCCTACTCCCCATCCTTGTAGTAAAGC CTTCGAGTTAGTCGACCTGGAATTAGGGGATGCAAAATTGAATGCCTCTGTTACTCAATTTATGGATGGAGAAAATCTAAAG GCAACAATGGTAATGTTGGATCATTTGGAGCCGCCACTACTGTCACTGGCTATAAATTCAGTTCTGACTAAAATAGCAGATGCAGAGCACATACCGTCTACCATACCCACTATCATAGCCCCTTTTCTTGTACTGGCATCAAAGCTGAAGTTGGAAGGTAGGTTGTTGACAACAAATAGTGGCAAGCTTCCTCTCTATAGTATCCAAGTAGGCCCCGAGACTGATGTAAGTCGAGCCATTGCTGCCAAAACCCAGAAGCCACCTCCATCTTTGCAAATTCATTACGAGCCTTTAGCCTGCTTTCTTCACCTGGTCCGTGCTGCAAACTTGCCAACTTCTATTATAGTCGGACAAAGAAGCCAAAGCCCATTTAATCAAGCTTTAAGTGAGGACCTACAG ACCCTGTATGAGATAGGACAGCTTGCGGCAAGCACGACCGGGACATACTTCCAGAGAGAGCAAACCAGCACAAATTGGATTCCAACAGTAAAGCCAGCAAGTGGTGGTGGTGTTGGAGAGCCATGGCTTGCATTCTATGGTTAA